A DNA window from Plasmodium vinckei vinckei genome assembly, chromosome: PVVCY_10 contains the following coding sequences:
- a CDS encoding E3 ubiquitin-protein ligase, putative encodes MKKYMIFENSQYSYIINTIKHGNESEKLAALNDFYEQLNLSVDGGISNSHLEEYINVLIHVINKPHASYDDSYKNTGNKKTSKGWGNDKKLNNDKINDVVGDGLNNFFKIIQEHIGVYATSFDDMDEFDYSDNNNEKVRRKKKNKKNNKRKGDNENNNSDNNKKGNEKLLENLNTNEEEKLDKENNEEEKGKDEISEEEDDEENESEENDEDESSDDNKNKYSSEFDSEFDSSNNCSSITSECSNEFDNEKMFMDEACAIDVKYINMIYTATCCIYTILDIYPNSIKYVINNRDCVNILNKKLNDIEYIDVAEVILKIFEKLVEKDPMLILKKKSIKYMLMHIDFYNVNIQKKIFFCIIQMINNIKKYKHIKKYIMPYCNTYVNFFHFNYIHILNIICTLWRSLLDKIITIQLDNDNKIRRRANSLLLDEDRTRNSRKGKNKSTKEVSSYLSKLMEKKKKTKKKKKKKKQGGNDSNDNEDKTAMKHLHTKEEIDKSYNVIEISDDENKSNDISSDISSNSKSKKKKNSQKKIASSISKNKKSKFSENDMDDDYGCDKKKKKKKKKSNKKEKIDKEDNDSDSNSSCDQKENKNEKRKKAKKKKEKDDIYILDDNISENVNESHGEVKGEGNVFPINKIKGDETKKTSNNFDKGKEDSRNNKEEKNKTNCINNQNNLLQNIIHLNNNESINNKLCTEIESVYNTNIRDNIIKLLIECKIEDNLYAFIETFYIISILVNYSNNILEDFCNSDFLEKFNELFDNKKFKNNNILIIYILFTLYSFLPICKIDGSVIHKYETENLLGKQYKEESLKSSTQENDIISNDEFCSTKCVPMNFPVDVKKEKLDFYKNNLKYLMKVIKIIIPNIYTIFEETLYYDTKYLCTSILLSLFISLYKISFTSFNNPEFVQCLDYIFSYNTELYSFIRFSILNNLSDTSAISGIIICKIVESFVNLISTNLMYKDLKEKLNIKSENTTNEAYINFNMNDKNISIQENDITNLSFHDNKPVFLHVLINIIKNILLKKKREIAIQENNSFCNSNKQIYNIIFLYFYDLYNSDCSGKNIINNNSYSIPHNILYNNPEHNDVDTSTNGKLLFFNYERESKNVNLEFGTIFLCYENVKKCKNNDVSNIFLKDLIIDEISCYNNVVLSYYYLINLFYNLYRMGEDGSIYFYQYNIAKRLYFFLFQKLFYGNTGKKHTQKVDNWQENNGEYVFKNNTIINNEEFIYKEKQKKKTLKLLKNIDRNLRLYIFLYALLFVNNEKKEDIVHGLFLNSIKKLYNILGMVKNIEEISKSEINNLESSVLKIFDVYHYNLITNNVSFYHFSNLIKLTKDCLNMFDNLPMHFFQENLNGTNNCVHTNINEFNTNNNKTLWSSNSDDFPSLHQENYCGNNVLSSKSRKISDNNLAKSLKQRKKNNIEDSNIDERADNRETNKQVEGVDLGTNINEKKLDTSIFVEEIEEEKKKQKKTEENEPPIFYTLKGPNKEIGINKKEESAKDVSSTNTPYAPQNSFPIKDKKQTKGNNFIDEKDMSSVKNYNNVYYVSKGSFYDALSKNNNISTKYNDKKGKCMYNNYNCHFPIHLRRNGLYVDNVAIFNSLNKGIQLSMVQDNNDEVSNNRMYQEFNKNENNVVYDYTKGKGEEEDKSGTFSYKSKEKDDKNRKNVKISQKNSKDLKINKMIYTKDMTNRFLYYSKNDFDKSKNLQGSFNIFESFNKVENYIRKNINKINKNYNSKYYGKNDDFIILSINGINVHKDSCISEYLVKLSDLYYLNKNESYINEENIYCNFENFYVYNDVVEHCITNYNYIKNNIKYLWNNNSHQGIYNTISIGNNKHNKMHIINYKIIKKRKHSEQAYEQAFYDDELMNINNDLNIVTKKKNKKKRDNNYDNMDDGIQKSEHNTFYKNNDIYSYVSPSTYKQLKSSINTPFSCKIINDKYNYYNISFDLVKQLHNTADENIDTNGGTENVSGNNFLTMLKTKAQKEAYEKSKSLYHEIGTINDAYDYKSLKHINGQEYYDELGNEKIENEKKTSPYLLDYLKNCYIDNKMDFEFLENNYVENDSIYLSTYLKNEMTKVTELILLDNHYINKDIMLSTHYHNFNVVLDNEKSSNGNISYGSKRSTIEDIEMGRMWEFNLYKKYYEKNMIYNNEGINKESMETNHDPLLQHGNMSKPGFEEEEFYMLFNYMPMYSEIIKKGVIMKTENDTEWEYDQAFFNLKNVKNCLCNNKKKRKMDRDIFIENMYNFLLYKILFLLFKHFKIFNTQPLLDFYMSNEVENKLILDENKIESMKLLNDMTKHEMNFVKSFYLCKNNEGPNKLLLDINKIEKKDFILNSLNNKIMYYLNNPLFMFSEKLPSWIYKIFYLFNFVINIDIRSFFFEIAYFGNYRGLYNYKQRIKELVDKFNEKVTTRNGALMEEHLLSVCANYTYNSEKKKIFNFLQDNTTLSLPRTKIKLHRHKIVDSSFRIFNHLHYINSNYVTPSYLDIEFFNEEGTGLGPSLEFYNEVIEELKKEKLKLFKIENNYLFPISYKIDLNNFDFNLLKKPKHSELTNTSNNSANDIGAAFSGNLHNFNNHRTFGSTNHNTYNSSSINKRINGVSDGVHTNSYHSVNSFINHFLYSMNSNMFNKNNRNLDNFDDISKIGILDKKSKNKKNKKSGKKSGTSKSKNVSITDINNGSLESDTKKKVKKKKKKNDVKEEGELDEDEDVEEIKNSSTKMSKKDNICQESISEKPKDKKGTNNQDSCMDNYSEDDNNNSEHINKSIDMSDKTSSYKKNNDFDIKDKNTKISEKKQINTEINKKKRGRSYDAVNEPDEGENKKYVDGKDDINMKEKIEDQSFDEDEENYYEDEEEYGYEIDEYDDDDYYDEYSEEYEKGEKKNNLKKNKKEKNLDNKGTKNSKINEIAEKSGNKYTISSVSSFDTIKKQKNDISVKEEQSEKNNEVYEETSKKMKKSKNDELVTNIAEKKIKEEIKEEIKDEYIIDDNKRKQTEKGDKESKNANIKKYKLFTKDFEEHFLKEDNIEMEKKNESSTKKNNDTNKGFNLVKSETQDIINLLFSEMNNKSPLDMGYNSSVNKNTNMAEKENERKQEEIEPTPKKTNETINKKGNSKNKKSISTDQDTLENRLFKYFKLLGQLCAKILTDNRNVDINLHPLFWYLVMNNSGYINMSKLHHYQSVDAVNMNSINKLLEYRRDGKNVEDLHLDFTLLGTTPPVELIPDGSNIPVTNENLDLFINKTIQYSLYEGIKFQVWAFRFGFSTIAPLICTNIFDEEEICEYLFGSSINNDEYWTISHLSTYIKPDHGYTNDSITFITLIEILSEFDCNERKMFLKFCTGTSTLPNNGFSALKPLMKVVKKEDNNDLPSVMTCTNYLKIPDYKNKEKLRNRLMYAINEGQNNFSLS; translated from the exons atgaaaaaatatatgatttttgAAAACTCACAATactcatatataataaatactaTAAAACATGGAAACGAATCCGAGAAG CTCGCTGCGCTGAACGATTTTTATGAGCAACTAAATTTATCTGTGGATGGAGGAATAAGTAATTCACATTTGgaagaatatattaatgtgTTAATTCATGTAATTAATAAACCCCATGCATCGTATGATGATTCATACAAAAATactggaaataaaaaaacatcgAAAGGATGGggaaatgataaaaaattaaataatgataaaataaatgatgtAGTAGGAGATGgattaaataatttcttcaaaataatacaagAGCATATAGGTGTTTATGCTACAAGTTTTGATGATATGGATGAATTTGATTATAGTGACAATAACAATGAGAAAGTtcgaagaaaaaaaaaaaataaaaaaaataataagagAAAAGgtgataatgaaaataacaatagtgataataataaaaaaggaaatgaaaaattattagaaaATTTGAACACaaatgaagaagaaaaactagataaagaaaataacgAGGaagaaaaaggaaaagaTGAAATAAGTGAAGAAGAGgatgatgaagaaaatgaatcggaggaaaatgatgaagatgAAAGTAGCGacgataataaaaataaatatagtagCGAATTTGATTCAGAATTTGATAGTTCAAATAATTGTTCTAGTATTACAAGTGAATGTAGTAATGAGTTTGATAACGAGAAAATGTTTATGGATGAAGCATGTGCAATtgatgtaaaatatattaatatgatatatactGCTACTTGCTGTATCTATACTATTTTAGATATATACCCTAattcaataaaatatgtaattaaTAATCGAGAttgtgtaaatatattaaataaaaaattaaatgatattGAATATATTGATGTTGCTGaagtaatattaaaaatttttgaaaagCTAGTAGAAAAAGATCCTATGcttatattgaaaaaaaagagtattaaatatatgttaatGCATATagatttttataatgtaaatattcagaaaaaaatatttttttgcattattCAAAtgattaataatattaagaaatataaacatattaaaaagtatatcATGCCTTATTGTAACACATAtgtcaatttttttcacttcaattatattcatatattaaatattatttgcaCTTTATGGAGATCATTActtgataaaataattactaTACAATtagataatgataataaaattagaaGAAGAGCgaattcattattattagatGAAGATAGAACTCGAAATTCTCGAAAagggaaaaataaaagcacAAAAGAAGTATCGTCTTATTTAAGCAAATTGATggaaaagaagaaaaaaacgaagaaaaaaaaaaaaaaaaaaaaacaaggGGGTAATGATTCAAATGATAACGAAGATAAAACTGCAATGAAACATTTGCACACTAAGGAAGAAATTGATAAAAGTTATAATGTTATAGAAATATCAGATGATGAAAACAAAAGCAATGATATATCCAGTGATATTAGTAGTAATAGCAAAAgtaagaaaaagaaaaattctcaaaaaaaaatagctagtTCAATTagtaaaaacaaaaaatccAAATTTTCCGAAAATGATATGGATGACGATTACGGGTGtgataagaaaaaaaagaagaagaaaaaaaaatctaataaaaaagagaaaattGATAAAGAAGATAATGATAGCGATTCAAATTCCAGCTGTGatcaaaaagaaaataaaaacgaaaaaaggaaaaaagctaaaaaaaaaaaagaaaaagatgatatatacattttagaTGATAACATATCAGAAAATGTTAATGAATCACATGGTGAAGTAAAGGGTGAAGGAAATGTTTTTcctattaataaaataaaaggcGATGAAACGAAAAAAACTAGTAACAATTTTGATAAAGGTAAAGAAGATAGCCGAAATAATaaggaagaaaaaaacaaaacaaattgTATTAACAATCAAAATAAtcttttacaaaatataattcatttaaataataatgaaagtataaataataagttATGTACAGAAATAGAAAGCGTATATAATACTAATATTAGagataatattataaaattattaatagaaTGTAAAATAGAGGATAATTTATATGCCTTTATCgaaacattttatattatatctatACTAGTTaattatagtaataatatattagaaGATTTTTGTAACAGCGActttttagaaaaatttaatgaattgtttgataataaaaaatttaaaaacaataatatattgattatttatattttatttactttatattcttttctTCCAATATGCAAAATTGATGGATCTGTAATACATAAGTATGAAACAGAAAATTTGTTAggaaaacaatataaagaaGAATCATTAAAAAGTAGCACAcaagaaaatgatattattaGTAATGACGAGTTTTGTTCCACTAAGTGTGTACCTATGAATTTTCCAGTGGatgttaaaaaagaaaagctcgatttttataaaaataatttgaaatatttaatgaaagttataaaaataattataccaaatatatataccatATTTGAAGAAACATTATATTAtgatacaaaatatttatgtacaTCAATACTGTTATCGCTATTTATTTCTCTctataaaatatcatttaCATCGTTTAACAATCCAGAATTCGTTCAATGCTTAGATTACATATTTAGTTATAATACAGAgttatattcttttataaGATTTagtattttaaataatttatctgACACATCAGCTATTAGtggtattattatatgcaaaATTGTCGAGTCGTTTGTAAATCTTATATCAACTAATTTAATGTATAAAGATTTGAAGGAAAaattgaatataaaaagtgaaaatacAACTAATGAggcatatattaattttaatatgaatgataaaaatatcagCATTcaagaaaatgatataacGAACCTCAGTTTTCATGATAATAAACCAGTTTTTTTACATGtactaataaatattataaaaaatatattactaaAAAAGAAGAGAGAAATAGCTATCCAGGAAAACAACTCTTTTTGCAATagtaataaacaaatttataacattatatttttgtacttttatgatttatataattctgACTGTtcaggaaaaaatataataaacaataatagCTATTCCATTCcccataatattttatataataatccaGAGCATAATGATGTTGATACATCGACaaatggaaaattattattctttaATTACGAAAGAGAATCTAAAAATGTCAATTTAGAATTTGgcacaatatttttatgttatgagaatgtaaaaaaatgcaaaaataatgatgtgtcaaacatatttttaaaagatttAATTATTGATGAAATAAGCTGCTATAATAATGTTGTTTTATcttactattatttaataaacttgttttataatttatatcgTATGGGTGAAGATGGatcaatttatttttatcaatacAATATTGCAAAAaggttatatttttttttatttcaaaagcTGTTTTATGGAAATACAGGAAAAAAACATACACAAAAGGTAGACAATTGGCAAGAAAACAATGGGgaatatgtttttaaaaacaatactattattaataatgaagaatttatatataaggaaaaacaaaaaaagaaaactttgaaattattaaaaaatatagatagaAATTTaagattatatatatttttatatgcattattGTTTGTTaacaatgaaaaaaaagaggatATAGTACATggcttatttttaaatagcattaaaaagttatataacattttagGGATGgtgaaaaatattgaagaaATAAGCAAATCcgaaattaataatttagaatcttcagttttaaaaatttttgatgtttatcattataatttaattacaaataatgtatctttttaccatttttccaatttgattaaattaacaaaggattgtttaaatatgtttgaTAACTTGCCTATGCATTTTTTCCAAGAGAATTTAAATGGCACAAATAATTGTGTgcatacaaatataaatgagtttaatacaaataataataaaacgcTATGGTCATCAAATTCCGATGATTTTCCATCGTTACATCAGGAAAACTATTGTGGAAATAATGTGTTGAGTTCAAAAAGCAGAAAAATtagtgataataatttggCAAAAAGTTTGAAACagcgaaaaaaaaataacattgAAGATTCAAACATCGATGAGCGTGCAGATAATAGAGAAACAAATAAACAAGTAGAAGGTGTTGACTTAGGTactaatattaatgaaaagaaACTCGATACTTCTATATTTGTTGAAGAAattgaagaagaaaaaaaaaaacaaaaaaaaactgaagaaaatgaacctccaatattttatactttAAAAGGGccaaataaagaaataggaattaataaaaaagaagaaagtGCAAAAGATGTTAGTTCAACAAATACACCATATGCACCCCAAAATAGTTTTCCTATTAAggataaaaaacaaacaaaaggaaataattttattgatGAAAAAGATATGAGTAGTGTCAAAAATTACAATAATGTGTATTATGTTTCTAAGGGTTCATTTTATGATGCCTTAtccaaaaataataatataagtacaaaatataatgacaaaaaaggaaaatgcatgtataataattacaaCTGTCATTTCCCAATTCATTTAAGAAGAAATGGGCTATATGTTGATAATGTAgcaatttttaattctttgaACAAGGGTATACAATTATCAATGGTACAGGATAATAATGACGAAGTTTCAAATAATAGAATGTATCaagaatttaataaaaatgaaaataatgtagTTTATGATTACACAAAAGGAAAAGGTGAGGAAGAAGATAAGAGTGGTACTTTCTCATATAAAAGCAAAGAAAAGGATGATAAAAATcgtaaaaatgtaaaaatatcacAAAAGAATTCGAAAGATTTAAAGATTaacaaaatgatatatacaaaagATATGACAAAtagatttttatattattccaaaaatgattttgataaatctaaaaatttacaaggatcttttaacatatttgaatcatttaataaagttgaaaattatataagaaaaaatattaacaaaattaataaaaattacaattcaaaatattatggaaaaaatgaCGATTTTATTATCCTATCAATTAATGGAATAAATGTGCATAAAGATTCATGCATTTCTGAATACTTAGTAAAATTAAgtgatttatattatttaaataaaaatgaatcatatattaatgaggaaaatatatattgcaattttgaaaatttttatgtttataatgATGTAGTAGAACATTGTATAAccaattataattatattaaaaataatataaaatatttatggaataataatagcCATCAGGGTATTTATAATACCATTAGTATAGGcaataataaacataacAAAATGCACATTataaattacaaaattattaaaaagcGAAAACATTCTGAACAAGCATATGAACAAGCTTTCTATGATGACGAACTTATgaacataaataatgatttaaatattgttacaaaaaaaaaaaacaaaaaaaaaagagataataattatgacaATATGGATGATGGCATACAAAAAAGTGAGCATAACacattttacaaaaataatgatatatattcctATGTCAGCCCAAGTACTTATAAACAACTTAAGAGTAGCATAAACACCCCATTTTCttgtaaaattataaatgataaatataattattataatatatctttCGATTTAGTTAAACAATTGCATAATACTGCTGATGAAAATATCGATACGAATGGGGGTACAGAAAATGTTTCGGGAAATAATTTCCTTACTATGCTAAAAACAAAAGCACAAAAAGAGGCTTATGAAAAAAGCAAAAGTTTATATCACGAAATTGGAACAATTAATGATGCTTATGATTATAAATctttaaaacatataaatggGCAAGAATATTATGACGAATTGGGAAATGAAAAGATAgagaatgaaaaaaaaacatcaCCATATTTACTTgactatttaaaaaattgttatataGATAACAAAATGgattttgaatttttagaaaataattatgtagaaaatgattcaatttatttatctaCATATCTTAAAAACGAAATGACAAAAGTAACAGAACTTATTCTTTTAGATAATCACTATATTAATAAGGATATAATGCTTAGTACACATTATCACAATTTCAATGTTGTTTtagataatgaaaaaagtaGTAATGGCAATATTTCATATGGCAGTAAAAGAAGTACTATTGAAGATATTGAAATGGGAAGAATGTGGGaatttaatttgtataagaaatattatgaaaaaaacatgatatataataatgaaggAATAAACAAAGAAAGTATGGAAACAAATCACGATCCTTTACTTCAACATGGAAATATGAGTAAACCAGGTtttgaagaagaagaattttatatgttatttaattatatgccTATGTATAGcgaaattattaaaaagggaGTCATAATGAAAACAGAAAATGATACAGAATGGGAATATGATCAAGCATTCttcaatttaaaaaatgttaaaaattgtttatgtaataataaaaaaaagagaaaaatggatagagatatatttattgaaaatatgtacaactttttgttatataaaatattatttttactttttaagcattttaaaattttcaatacTCAGCCACTTTTAGACTTTTATATGAGTAATGAAGTCGAAAATAAATTGATTttagatgaaaataaaattgaatcAATGAAATTACTAAACGATATGACAAAACATGAAATGAATTTTGTGAAATCTTTCTATTTATGCAAAAACAATGAAGGAccaaacaaattattacttgatataaataaaatcgaaaaaaaagattttatattaaatagtttaaataataaaataatgtattatttgaataatcCATTATTCATGTTTAGTGAAAAATTACCATCATggatatacaaaatattttatttatttaattttgtaataaatattgatattcgatcctttttttttgaaatagcATATTTTGGAAACTATAGAggtttatataattataaacaaaGAATAAAAGAATTAGTTGATAAgtttaatgaaaaagtaACTACTCGAAATGGAGCATTAATGGAAGAACATTTATTATCAGTGTGTGCAAATTATACTTATAAttctgaaaaaaaaaaaatatttaacttTTTACAAGATAATACTACTTTATCATTACCTAGAACTAAAATCAAATTACACAGACATAAAATAGTAGATTCATCTTTCCGAATATTTAATCAtttacattatataaattcgAATTATGTTACACCCTCCTATTTAGATatagaattttttaatgaagaGGGAACCGGGTTAGGTCCTTCTTTAgaattttataatgaaGTTATTGAAgagttaaaaaaagaaaaattaaaattgtttaaaattgaaaataattatcttTTCCCTATATCTTATAAAATAGatttaaacaattttgatttcaatttattaaaaaaacctAAACATTCTGAACTTACAAATACGAGTAATAATAGTGCTAATGACATAGGAGCAGCTTTTTCTGGAAACCTTCACAATTTCAATAATCATCGAACATTTGGCTCAACAAATCATAACACATATAATTCTTCTTCgattaataaaagaataaatGGTGTTAGTGATGGGGTACATACAAATAGTTACCATTCAGTTAACAGCTTCATAAatcactttttatattctatgaattcaaatatgtttaataaGAATAATAGAAATTTGGATAATTTTGACgatatatcaaaaataggaattttagataaaaaatcaaagaataaaaagaacaaaaaaagtGGAAAAAAAAGCGGAACCAGTAAATCTAAAAATGTTTCCATTACAGATATTAACAATGGTAGTTTAGAAAGtgatactaaaaaaaaagtaaaaaaaaaaaaaaaaaaaaatgatgtcAAAGAAGAGGGTGAACTTGACGAGGATGAAGATGTtgaagaaattaaaaatagttcAACAAAAATGagtaaaaaagataatatatGTCAAGAATCAATTAGCGAAAAACCAAAAGATAAAAAGGGAACAAACAATCAGGATAGTTGTATGGATAACTATTCCGaagatgataataataatagtgagcatataaataaatccaTTGATATGTCTGATAAAACATCatcttataaaaaaaataatgattttgatataaaagataaaaatacaaaaatatctgaaaagaaacaaataaatacagaaataaataaaaaaaaaagaggtAGAAGTTATGATGCTGTAAATGAACCAGATGAAGGAgaaaataagaaatatGTAGATGGAAAAGATGATATTAatatgaaagaaaaaatagagGATCAAAGTTTTGATGAGgatgaagaaaattattatgaagATGAAGAGGAGTATGGTTACGAAATTGACGAATATGATGATGACGATTATTATGACGAATATAGTGaagaatatgaaaaaggggaaaagaaaaacaatttgaaaaaaaataaaaaagaaaagaactTAGATAATAAAGgaacaaaaaatagtaaaattaatgaaatagCTGAAAAATcaggaaataaatatacaatatcCTCAGTTTCATCTTTTGATACAataaagaaacaaaaaaatgatataagtGTAAAAGAAGAGCAAagcgaaaaaaataacgaaGTTTATGAAGAAActagtaaaaaaatgaaaaaatcgaaaaacGATGAATTAGTAACAAATATagcagaaaaaaaaataaaagaagaaataaaagaagaaataaaagatgaaTATATCATAGATGAcaataaaagaaaacaaaCCGAAAAGGGGGATAAGGAAAGtaaaaatgcaaatattaaaaaatataaattatttacaaaagATTTTGAAGAACATTTCTTGAAGGAAGATAATAtagaaatggaaaaaaaaaatgaaagctctacaaaaaaaaataatgatacaaATAAAGGCTTTAATTTAGTAAAATCTGAAACTCAggatattattaatttgctCTTTAGtgaaatgaataataaatcacCTTTGGATATGGGATACAATAGTAGTgtcaataaaaatactaatATGGCGGAAAAGGAAAATGAACGAAAACAAGAAGAAATCGAACCTACAccgaaaaaaacaaatgaaacaataaataaaaagggaaattcaaaaaataaaaaaagcatAAGTACAGATCAAGATACATTAGAGAATAggttatttaaatatttcaaattgTTAGGCCAATTATGtgcaaaaatattaacagaTAA